CATCATCTCCATTAGATCTCAAATCATTTTCATTAGTCTGTAAATCGTTTCATTCCCTTGAATCAAAACACAGAAAAACCTTAAAACCATATTCAACAAAGCTGGTAAACAAAATCCTTACCCGTTACCCTTTTGTATCAAGTCTTGATTTTTCATTATGCCCGAGAGTTACAGACAAAACCCTTTGTTTGATTTCATCATCAATTGGTTTGAAATCAATTAATTTTTCAAGGTCTAATTTTTTTACACATTTGGGGGTTTCAAGTTTAGTAAGTAATAATTGTTTATCTTTGACTGAGATTGACTTATCAAATGGGATTAGTCTTAATGATTCTACTGCATCTGTGATTAGTGAAGCTAAGAATTTGGAGAAGCTGTGGTTATCTAGATGTGTTTTGATTTCAGATATGGGTATTGGCTGTATTGCTGTTGGTTGCAAGAAGCTGAAATTACTTGATTTGAGATGGTGTTTCAGTTTGAGTGATTTGGGGGTTGGTTTGGTTGCTGTCAAATGTAAACATCTGCAAAGTTTGGATCTTTCTTACATTCCGGTAAGAACTAAGAACATTGTCTTTCACCCTCTACAGCTTGTTTGATTTATCATTACTAGGTTGTGTGCAAGTGCAATGCCCATCTATGTGTCAATGAGGCGATAAAGTTGTCGCATTAAAAGATTTGAATAGGTTAACTTTCATCGAAATTGCGGAGTTACCTTATTGATTATGTTGAACAACTAGGCTTCCTGATAAGTTATTCTAAGTTAGTTGCTGAATGATTCTAGGTTGTTGCGCGGGCAATGTACATGCTATATTGTGTTTAGGCCATAAAGTTATCCTATTTAAGGCTGAAttggtaggtttcatcttattgggGTGATTCGGGTGAAGTGCCTAGGCCAACAGCATGGTCATTTCCAACTAGGCTTTCTACTAAGTGTGGGCATTCGTGATGCGCGTGTTATTTATGTATCAATAAGGCAATAAAGTTGCCATGTTAAAGGATCTGAATTGGTTTAAGTTTCATCATATTGGGGTGATATGCTTTCTGATTTGAATTGGTCAGTTGGCTAGGATGAACTACTAGGCTTTCTGGTTTTCTGTTTTGTGTTATGTGCAGAATGATTTTAGGTTGTAAGCACTCGTGAATGCGTATGCTATTTATATGTCAATGAGGCAGTTAAGTTACCATATAATGATATAGATGGATACAATATTAGCTTATCTATTTGCGTCACTTTGCAGATAACAAACAAATGCCTTCCAGCAATATTTGAACTACCGTATCTCAAAAGCTTGGCTCTTGTGGGATGTTGCCTTATTGATGATGAAGGTCTTGCTAATATCAGACAAGGAAGCATGTCGTTAGAGGTATTACAATATTACCTGAGGAGTTGAAACTTGTATCGCATTATATTTTGGTTTTATGCCAGCGATGAGAATGATTTGTTTTTGGCTTCTAGTCTTCAGAAATTCAAGCAATCGTGTGTAGGTGTTCTTTAAATCATTCTATTGACGGAATTGGCGATACATTGTTCATTGCAGACACTGAATATATCAAACTGTACGGAGGTGAGTCATATTGGTCTCTCTGCCGTGACAAATGGGGCTGCATCGTTACGTCAGCTTATCATAGCATATGGATCTCCGGCAAGTTAACAGCACTTATGTCGAATTTCCCTTGATAAGTTGGAAAGGTTATCTCCCTCCTAATCTTTTCAACACTGGTGGTGGTGTAGGTCACAGTTTCTCAGACTGATTGCATGCAAAGGCTTCCGATGTTGCAGTCAGTCAAATTGGATGGTTGTCAACTTACATCTTTAGCCCTGAAGGCTATTGGAGATTGGTGCATATCACTAAGGGACCTAAGCTTAAGCAAGTGTGTCGGAGTGATGGATGATGGTCTGTCTTTACTTGTGGCGAGGCACAAAGAGCTGAGAAAGCTAGACATTTCATGCTGTCGTGAGATAACTCGTCTTTCTATGGATAGCATCACAAATTCATGCACCTCACTTACTTCCCTCAGGATGGAATCTTGTAGCCTGGTCTCAAGGGAAGCTTTCATCTCCATTGGGAAGAAATGCCATTTCTTGGAGGAGCTCAATTTTACAGATACTGAACTAGATGATGAAGGTTTTAAACTTGCTCTTAACTGTTCTTTCTCTATGACAGCACAATTTTATATTTCTTACTCAGTTTTATTTGCTATGCAGGGTTGATGTCTATATCTAGAGGTTCCAGGCTTTCTGTTCTGAGAATAGGTATTTGCTTAAACATAACCGATGAGGGGCTTATCCATGTAGGCACTCATTGTCCAAAATTGATTGAGCTCGACCTGTACAGGTTTGTGGTTTCTCGCCGTATGAATCTCATGTCATTTTAATTTTCGTGTGATGCTATATAGATTGAGGGGAGTACATGCAACAGGGGTGTGAAGCAGTTCTAATTATTTTGGAGTGGAAAATAACATTTTGACCTTACTATTCTTCTTGTTCTGTTTTGGTATAGGTCCCCGTCGATAACTGATTTGGGGATTGCAGCAATTGCTAGTGGATGTCCCAATCTGGAGATGATTAATTTGGCATATTCTACGGACGTTACTGATAATTCCCTTTTATCTTTGTCAAAATGCACAAAGATAAGTACTCTAGAAATGCGAGGATGTCCTAGTATTTCGTCTACGGGTTTCTCAGCCATTGCTCAGGGTTGTAAGCAACTTACCAAACTGGACATAAAAAGCTGCTTCAATATTAACGATTCTGGAATGGCTCTGCTTGCTCATTTTTCCCAAAGCCTGAAACAGGTAAGTGAGGTGGTAACTAATCCCTAGCGTCTTCTCTCTTGGCTTGGATTGTATATGCTGAAAACTGTTCTTAGATTTTTAACTAATGATCAATTTCATCTGGTGCAGATAAATTTGTCATATTGTTCTGTAACTGATGTCGGCCTCTTAGCACTAGCTAATATCAGTTGCTTACAGGTTGTGACTATATTACACGTGGACGGCTTGACTGCGAATGGCTTGGTAGCTGCCTTGGTGTCATGTAGGGGACTCAGAAAAGTGAAACTCCACACATCCTTTAAATTCTCACTCTCTCAACCTTTTATTGAACATATTGAGTCTCGTGGTTGCTCGTTCCAATGGAGGGATAAACCATTCCAGGTACATCTTAGATATGGATCTGTTTATGCTTCTTTGTTTCTGATTTTCCAACCACACATTGTCCTTATAATCTACAGTCAACCTTGTATACTGAAGTGTATGCTTGATGTGGTGTTAATTGCAGGCCGCAGTTGATGCAAGGAGTTGGAAAGAACAATTAGAAGCCCCCTTATAGATGTGCCATGGGAGCAATGTATATCAAGCAATCACCAAGCCTGAGAACATGCAACTATTATGGATGGAAGGTAATAAAGAGAACATGCTAGTAACTTACGGGTCAAATAAATTTGGGTGGTGGATGAAGATTTAACCCTTGATTATTCGATTATTCACTAAGATACCAGGCTGTGCCAAAAAATG
The nucleotide sequence above comes from Papaver somniferum cultivar HN1 unplaced genomic scaffold, ASM357369v1 unplaced-scaffold_115, whole genome shotgun sequence. Encoded proteins:
- the LOC113329146 gene encoding F-box/LRR-repeat protein 3-like isoform X3 codes for the protein MGRFKPFDFLSDEIIFTILDSLSSSPLDLKSFSLVCKSFHSLESKHRKTLKPYSTKLVNKILTRYPFVSSLDFSLCPRVTDKTLCLISSSIGLKSINFSRSNFFTHLGVSSLVSNNCLSLTEIDLSNGISLNDSTASVISEAKNLEKLWLSRCVLISDMGIGCIAVGCKKLKLLDLRWCFSLSDLGVGLVAVKCKHLQSLDLSYIPITNKCLPAIFELPYLKSLALVGCCLIDDEGLANIRQGSMSLETLNISNCTEVSHIGLSAVTNGAASLRQLIIAYGSPVTVSQTDCMQRLPMLQSVKLDGCQLTSLALKAIGDWCISLRDLSLSKCVGVMDDGLSLLVARHKELRKLDISCCREITRLSMDSITNSCTSLTSLRMESCSLVSREAFISIGKKCHFLEELNFTDTELDDEGLMSISRGSRLSVLRIGICLNITDEGLIHVGTHCPKLIELDLYRSPSITDLGIAAIASGCPNLEMINLAYSTDVTDNSLLSLSKCTKISTLEMRGCPSISSTGFSAIAQGCKQLTKLDIKSCFNINDSGMALLAHFSQSLKQVSEVVTILHVDGLTANGLVAALVSCRGLRKVKLHTSFKFSLSQPFIEHIESRGCSFQWRDKPFQAAVDARSWKEQLEAPL
- the LOC113329146 gene encoding F-box/LRR-repeat protein 3-like isoform X1, whose translation is MGRFKPFDFLSDEIIFTILDSLSSSPLDLKSFSLVCKSFHSLESKHRKTLKPYSTKLVNKILTRYPFVSSLDFSLCPRVTDKTLCLISSSIGLKSINFSRSNFFTHLGVSSLVSNNCLSLTEIDLSNGISLNDSTASVISEAKNLEKLWLSRCVLISDMGIGCIAVGCKKLKLLDLRWCFSLSDLGVGLVAVKCKHLQSLDLSYIPITNKCLPAIFELPYLKSLALVGCCLIDDEGLANIRQGSMSLETLNISNCTEVSHIGLSAVTNGAASLRQLIIAYGSPVTVSQTDCMQRLPMLQSVKLDGCQLTSLALKAIGDWCISLRDLSLSKCVGVMDDGLSLLVARHKELRKLDISCCREITRLSMDSITNSCTSLTSLRMESCSLVSREAFISIGKKCHFLEELNFTDTELDDEGLMSISRGSRLSVLRIGICLNITDEGLIHVGTHCPKLIELDLYRSPSITDLGIAAIASGCPNLEMINLAYSTDVTDNSLLSLSKCTKISTLEMRGCPSISSTGFSAIAQGCKQLTKLDIKSCFNINDSGMALLAHFSQSLKQVSEINLSYCSVTDVGLLALANISCLQVVTILHVDGLTANGLVAALVSCRGLRKVKLHTSFKFSLSQPFIEHIESRGCSFQWRDKPFQAAVDARSWKEQLEAPL
- the LOC113329146 gene encoding F-box/LRR-repeat protein 3-like isoform X2; translation: MGRFKPFDFLSDEIIFTILDSLSSSPLDLKSFSLVCKSFHSLESKHRKTLKPYSTKLVNKILTRYPFVSSLDFSLCPRVTDKTLCLISSSIGLKSINFSRSNFFTHLGVSSLVSNNCLSLTEIDLSNGISLNDSTASVISEAKNLEKLWLSRCVLISDMGIGCIAVGCKKLKLLDLRWCFSLSDLGVGLVAVKCKHLQSLDLSYIPITNKCLPAIFELPYLKSLALVGCCLIDDEGLANIRQGSMSLETLNISNCTEVSHIGLSAVTNGAASLRQLIIAYGSPVTVSQTDCMQRLPMLQSVKLDGCQLTSLALKAIGDWCISLRDLSLSKCVGVMDDGLSLLVARHKELRKLDISCCREITRLSMDSITNSCTSLTSLRMESCSLVSREAFISIGKKCHFLEELNFTDTELDDEGLMSISRGSRLSVLRIGICLNITDEGLIHVGTHCPKLIELDLYRSPSITDLGIAAIASGCPNLEMINLAYSTDVTDNSLLSLSKCTKISTLEMRGCPSISSTGFSAIAQGCKQLTKLDIKSCFNINDSGMALLAHFSQSLKQINLSYCSVTDVGLLALANISCLQVVTILHVDGLTANGLVAALVSCRGLRKVKLHTSFKFSLSQPFIEHIESRGCSFQWRDKPFQAAVDARSWKEQLEAPL
- the LOC113329146 gene encoding F-box/LRR-repeat protein 3-like isoform X4 → MGRFKPFDFLSDEIIFTILDSLSSSPLDLKSFSLVCKSFHSLESKHRKTLKPYSTKLVNKILTRYPFVSSLDFSLCPRVTDKTLCLISSSIGLKSINFSRSNFFTHLGVSSLVSNNCLSLTEIDLSNGISLNDSTASVISEAKNLEKLWLSRCVLISDMGIGCIAVGCKKLKLLDLRWCFSLSDLGVGLVAVKCKHLQSLDLSYIPITNKCLPAIFELPYLKSLALVGCCLIDDEGLANIRQGSMSLETLNISNCTEVSHIGLSAVTNGAASLRQLIIAYGSPVTVSQTDCMQRLPMLQSVKLDGCQLTSLALKAIGDWCISLRDLSLSKCVGVMDDGLSLLVARHKELRKLDISCCREITRLSMDSITNSCTSLTSLRMESCSLVSREAFISIGKKCHFLEELNFTDTELDDEGLMSISRGSRLSVLRIGICLNITDEGLIHVGTHCPKLIELDLYRSPSITDLGIAAIASGCPNLEMINLAYSTDVTDNSLLSLSKCTKISTLEMRGCPSISSTGFSAIAQGCKQLTKLDIKSCFNINDSGMALLAHFSQSLKQVVTILHVDGLTANGLVAALVSCRGLRKVKLHTSFKFSLSQPFIEHIESRGCSFQWRDKPFQAAVDARSWKEQLEAPL